The Thermomicrobiales bacterium genome includes the window TGCGGGTCGGCCATGCGCGGATCGGCAACGTATTGGTCGCGATGAGCGAACGCCTTCAGCTTGGCTTCGACCCAGGCGTGGATGCCCTTGCCGGTCGTGTGGCCAAACTCGGCCACCGGCCAGCCCTCGACGATGTTGGCCATCAGCAGCACCGTCGGTCCCTGCGTGTTGGGCGGCATCTCGACGATGTCGTAGCCGCGATACGACGTTGAGATCGGCTCGACCCACTCCGGCTCGAACGCCGCGAAATCGTCGAGCGTGATCGCTGAGCCTGCGTCCTGCAGTGTGGCAACCATGTCCGCCGCGACGTCGCCCTCATAGAACGCGCGCGCGCCTTCGATGCCGATGCGCTCCAGCGTCTTCGCCAGCGCCGGTTGGCGCATGATGTCGCCTGTCCGCTTCGGTCCGCCAAAGACGGCCTGTGTACCCGGGTGACCCTCAACGACATCACGCAGGCGCACGCACGCTTCGGCGAAGTTGTTGGCGACCGGCGCACCATCGCGGGCGTACATGACGGCGCTGGCCAGCACGCGATCGAGCGAACGCGAACCGAAGCGATCCTGCAGCGCCGCCCAGCCGCCGACCGTCCCCGGCACGGTGACGGTCAGACCGCCGCGCTCGGGGATCTCATCGTGCCCAGCGGCGTGGAGATAGTCGAGGCTCATGCCAGCCGGTGCCGGGCCGGACGAATTCAGGCCGAACATCCGACGCTCGCCCGGGTGCCAGATCATGGCGAAGAGGTCGCCGCCGGTATGGCACTGATGCGGATAGAGCACGTTCAGCACGGCATTGGCGGCGATCGCCGCGTCGACAGCGTTGCCGCCCTCCTGCAAAATGCGCAAACCCGCCTGGCTGGCGAGATAGTGCGGTGATGCAACTACCCCGTTCGTCGCCCACGTCGTCGGTCGTCCTGTCACGTCGAAGCCTCCCCAAACTCCCAGCTCATCATCACTCTGTCCACGGCGATGCTACCGGAGAGATGCGGACAGGACAATTGCGGGGATAATGAGCGCATACCTTGCACCCGAACTGCGCACCACTGCGGCGTGACGAACGTACAGAAATGAAGGTCACGATGGACTACACATCTGCGGCAGAGCGCCTTGAGCAGGCATGGAGGACCCGCGAGCTGATCCAGCCGCTGAGCCGGAGCGCCGGGATGGCGACCATTGACGATGCCTACGCGGTGCAGAGCCGCTGGAACGCTCTGCGCGAGGCTGCGGGCGAGCGAGTTGTCGGCCGCAAGATCGGTCTGACAAGCAAGGCGATGCAGGAGCAGGCCGGCTTCGACCGACCCGATTTCGGCCGCCTCTGGGCATCACGCCACGTTGCCGCCACCAACGGCCACGCCGAAATCGAGACGAGTCTGTTCCTGCAGCCACGCATCGAGGGTGAGATCGCCTTCCTGCTGAAATCACCGCTGAGCGGTGAGGTGTCGATCGAAGAGGTTCTCGCTGCCACCGAAGCAGTTGCCCCGTCGTTTGAGATCGTCGACAGTCGCTTCGAGCGCCGCGACTTTCAGGTGATCGACACTATCGCCGACAACGCCTCCTTCGGCGCGTTCACGATCGGGCAATGGGGGCAGGGGATGCTACGTGGCGACCTGCGTGACGTGCCGATGACGTTGCAGCAGAACGGCGAGGTCGTGGTCACCGGCACCGGCGCGGACAGCCTCGGCCACCCAGCCAGCGCCGTCGCCTGGCTGGCGGCGACACTCAGCAGCTACGGCGAGACCCTGCAAGCGGGCGACTGGATCCTCTCCGGCTCCCTCGGACGCGCCATCCCGGTCAATCGTGGCGATGCATTCCACCTGCAAATCGGCGAGGAGCAGGCATTGGAGATCATCTTTATCTAAGCGCGCTGCTGGTAATTGGCGTCGCGCATTGCGCGCCATGCCCTGTGACCAACTGTCATCGCGCGGCTATACTGATCCCTCGTCACAGGGGAGCGCAGAGCGGTCATGGTCATCACTCCAGCACGCCAGCAGTATCTGCAATTGAAGGCCGAGCAGCCGGACGCGATCCTGCTGTATCGCATGGGCGACTTTTACGAGATGTTCGACGAGGACGCGCACACGGCTGCGCGCGTCCTTGGCATCACGTTGACATCGCGCGAGTTCGGCCGAGCCGGTCGCGTGCCGATGGCCGGCATTCCCTACCACGCGCTGAACGGCTATCTGCGACGCTTCCTGCGCGCGGGTTACCGACTGGCGATCTGCGAGCAGCTCTCGGAGCCGGGTAAGGGTCTCGTCGAGCGCGGTATCACTCGCGTGCTCTCGTCCGGCACGATCGACGACCCTGCCCTGCTCGATGCCGGACGACCGAACCTGCTGCTATCTCTGGTTGTGCACGGCGCGCTGGTCGGGCTGGCCTGGGTCGACGTCTCAACTGGCGCATGCGAGTACCGCGCCTTGCCGGTCGACGACCTAACCGCGCTGGCCACCTTTGTTGACCAACTGGACCCGGCCGAGATTGTCGGTCCGGAGGCGGACGACCTCGAGATCGATACCCGCATCGCCATCCGGCCAATCGCTGGCGAGTGGACGATCGACGCCGCGACGCGACTACTGGAGAGCCGTTTCCCGGGTTGCGAGCCGATCCGTCCCGCCGCAGCGCTGGCGGTCGCCGTCCTCATCACCTATCTTGAGCGCGGCCAGCCTGCCCTGCTAAAGGCGCTGGAAGCACCGCTGCCGTACCAGACCGACGGCATCATGGTGCTGGATCGGCAGACGCGGCTGAACCTGGAGATTGACCTGCGCTCGCGCGAGCGCCACGATCTGTTCGGTTTGCTGAACCGCACGCACACTGCACCGGGAGCACGCCGTCTCCGCGCGCTGCTCAATCGACCGCTGCTGGATCGCGACGCGCTTGGCCGACGGCTGGACGCCGTCGAGGAGCTGGTCGGCGATACGCCGCTGAGGTCCGGCGTCGCGAAGGCGCTGAGCGGGTTGCTTGATCTGGAGCGGCTGGCGGCTCGGGTCGCGACCGGTGCGGCGCGGGCGAATGAGTTGCTGGCGCTGGCGGACACGCTCGACGGTGCCGAACGGGTGCGCGCAGTCCTGCGGGGGCGGGCCGAGTCGACACTTCTGGTCGAGCTGGCCGCCGACATCGCCGCGCTCCCAGATGTTCGCGACCGCATTCGCGCCGAGCTCGATAACGGATCGTCGCGCCTGCTGCGCACCGGCATCGACCGCCGCCTCGACCTGATCTACGCCGCCATCGACCGCGACCGCGACGGCATCGCCGCGATGGAGCGCAGCGAGCGCGAGCGCACCGGCATTCGCACGCTGAAGGTCGGCTACAACAAGGTATTCGGCTACTACCTGGAGATCACCCGCGCGCACCGCGACAAAGCCCCGGCCGACTACATTCGCAAGCAGACGCTGACGAACGCCGAGCGCTTCGTCACCCCGGCGCTCAAGGAGGCCGAGAGCCGCATTGTCGCCAACGAGGAGCGCGCGGCGGAGCTTGAGTCAGAACTGTTTGCGCGGCTGGTTCGTGAGCTGGGCGAGTCGGTCGCCGTCATTCGCACGACGGCGGCAGCGCTCGCGACAATCGACGCGCTAGTCGCGCTCGCGACAGTCGCTGTCGAGCAGCGCTTTGTCCGGCCGGCGCTGGACGACTCGACGGTGCTGCACATCGAAGGCGGTCGGCATCCAATTGTCGAACGGCAGCTCCCGTACGGGGAGTTCGTGCCAAATGACACGCGGCTCAACGAAGACGCGCCGGTTGTCATCCTGACCGGCCCGAACATGGCCGGCAAATCGACCTGGCTGCGGCAGGTCGCGCTGATCGTCTTTCTGGCGCAGATCGGCTCGTTCGTCCCGGCGGACAGAGCAAGGATCGGGCTGGTCGATCGCATCTTCACCCGCATTGGCGCGCACGATGACCTGGCGAACGGGCGGTCGACGTTCATGGTTGAGATGCTGGAGACGGCGACGATTCTGCACCACGCGACCGAGCGCTCCCTGGTTGTGCTGGACGAGATCGGACGTGGCACAAGTACGGAGGACGGCGTCGCGATTGCCGGGGCGGTGGTCGAGCATCTGATCGAGTGGGTCGGCGCACGGACACTGTTCGCCACGCACTTTCGGGAGCTGGCGGAGATCGCCGCCGAGAACAACCGGGTCGTGGCTTTGCAGACGGCGATCAAACAACATCCGGACGGGCTGGTCTTCCTGCACGCGATCGTCCCCGGCATCGCCGAGGCCGCCTTCGGGCTGGAAATCGCCCGGCTGGCCGGCTTGCCGACGTCGGTCATTCAGCGCGCGCAGACATCGTTTGGCAAGATGACGCGGCAGATCCCAACCGTCGAGGCTGCGAGATCAAGCGCGGCGGACGTGGTGCGCGAGCGCGTTGCCAATGACGTGCTGGCCGTCGACCTGGCCAACACGACGCCGCTGGCTGCATTGAACCTGCTGGCGAGCTGGCAGCAGCGCCTGCGCGCCGCAGATGACGAGCCGATCGGGCCGCGTGCGCTGCTCGTCGCCGAAGACCAGCGCGCCGCGCAGGCTGACTGATGGCGATCCGCGTTCTGCCGCCCGCGCTCGTTCAGCGCATCGCCGCCGGTGAGGTGATTACGCAGCCGCGCGCAGCCGTCCGCGAGCTGATCGACAACGCGCTCGATGCCGACTCCACCCGGGTGGAGATCGAGATCGTCTCCGGCGGCTACGATCTGATCGTCGTGCATGACAACGGGCACGGCATCGCGGCGGAAGATGGGGACCTCCTCTTCGCCCGCCACGCAACCAGCAAGCTGGCAAGCGCCGATGGGCTGGACGCCGTCAGGACGCTCGGCTTCCGGGGCGAAGCGCTCGCCAGCCTGGCAGCGGTCGGCGATGTCGAGGTCAGCACGCGGCACGCCGATGAGCAGGTCGGCTTCCGGCTCACGAGCGGCGGAGCGCTGAGTCCGCTCGCACGTCAGACCGGCACGACCGTCACCGTCCGGCAGCTCTTCTCGCGCTACCCGGTACGGCGCGAGGCAGCGACGCCGGTGACCGAGGCTCGCGCCATTCGGCGGCTGATCACGCAACTAGCGCTGATCCGACCGAAGGTCAGCTGGGTGCTCCGCGTTGATGGCCGCATGGTGCTGCTGACGACCGGTGGCGGACTGCGCAACGTCTTGATGACGCTGGAAGGGGACAAGGCACGGCATCTGCTGGATCTCGGACCTCTTGACGTCGACGGCGTGCGAATCCAGGGACTGGCTGACGGACCGAACCCGACCAGCGGACGGAGCGACGGTATCCTGCTGTCGGTCAATGGGCGGCTGTGCGACGTGCCGGAGCTACGGCGCGCCATCGCCCGCGCCTACGCCGAGGTACTACCACGACAGCGGACGCCGCGCGTCATTCTGACCATTGAGGTTGACCCGGCGCGGGTTGACGCGAATGTCCATCCGGCCAAGGAGCGCGTTGCCATCCACGATGTCGCGGCGATCACCGGACCGCTGTTTGGGGAACTACGGGCGATGCTCGGGCGAACCGCCCACAGCGTCAGTGGCCAGCGGTCATTGGCGCTCGACCTCGGTCGGCTGACCAGTAGCGGGATGGCCGAAGACCGTGGCCACTACGCAGCCAACGGCTGGCAGACGCGCAACATCCCGGCGGGATCGCTTCCGGCACTGCGGGTTGTCGGGCAGATCGCCGACACGCTGATCGTCTGCGAATCGGAGATCGGCACGTTGCTGATCGACCAGCACCGCGCCCACGAGCGAGTTATCTACGAGCGGCTAATGGCCGGGGAGTCGGTTGAGGCGGACGAGCCGGTGCGCATCGCCATCCCTCCGCGGTTCGTGTCGGCGCTCGAAGCCTGCACGGCAGACGCCCTGCTATCTGGCTGGCGCTGGACCGAATTCGGGCTGGACGATGTCCTGGTGACCGCCGCTCCAGTGGACATGGAGCCTGCTGACCTGCCGGACGTTCTGGCGCAGTTGTCTGCAGAGCCGAAGCACGACATCGCAGCGGCGGCAGCCTGCCACGCTGCGCTGCGCAAGCGGCGGCCACTGTCGCCGACAACAGCCGTCGCGCTCATTGAAGCGCTGACGCAGACGCGCACACCGGCGACCTGCCCGCACGGCCAGCCGATCGTCCTCAACCTCGATCACGACTTCCTGGAGCGCCAGTTCGGCTGGCGCTAAGGGACACTCTTTGCCCTTGTCTGTTTCTGTTGACACGGCATCAGAGCGCTGATAGGTTGACGTCCCGCGACACTCGTTGCTGCGAAGCTTGGCAACGCCATAGAGGAGGACGGCATGGAACTGAGTGGTATTTCGCACCGTATCGCCAAAGCGCAGGAATTGATGGCCGAGCGCGGCCTCGACTTTCTGTTCATCTCCCCGTCCTCCGACATGATCTATATGTTCGACGGGCCATCCCACGCGAGCGAGCGGCTGGCGTTGGTCATCATCCCGCAGAGCGGTCGGCCGGAGGTCGTCGTTCCGCAGCTGGAGTATTCGCGGTTCGCCGACAAGGCCTCGATCGCTGGCATCCACACCTGGCCGGAGACCGCCCAGCCGGTCGATCTGGTTGCCGAACTGCTGAGCGGCATCGAGAAGCCGAAGGTCGCGATCAGCGACAAGATGTGGAGCGTCTTCCTCGTTCGGATGCTCGAAGCTATCCCCAACGCGACCTATAGCAGCGCAACGCCGATCATCCGCGAGTTGCGGATGGTGAAGGATGAGGACGAGATCGAGAAGCTGCGCGTTGCTGCGGCGGCAGCAGATCGCGCCTGGGACGAATTCGCAACCACAGCCAGCATCATCGGCAAGACTGAGCGAGAAGCGGCCACGATGCTTACCGAATTGCGGCGCAAGCACGGGCTGGACATTACCGGCATCGGCATCTGCGCCAGCGGCCCGAACGGGGCGAATCCGCATCACTCGACTGGCGACCGTGTGCTGCAGGAGGGCGATGCGGTTGTCTTCGACTTTGGCGGGACGATCGATAATTACCACGCCGATGTCACCCGCACCGTCTTCCTCGGCGAGCCAACCGACGAGTACCGCAAGGTCTACGAGACTGTCCTGCAGGCGAACCGCGAGGCAGTTGGCGCGTATCGGCTCGGCAACACCTGCCAGGATGTGGACCGAGTCGCGCGCAAGATCATCACTGATGCTGGCTATGGCGAGTACTTCATCCACCGGCTGGGCCACGGCCTCGGTCTCGACGGACATGAGGAGCCGTACCTCGTCGAAGGCAACGATCTGCCGCTGCGCGTCGGCATGGTGTTCAGCGATGAGCCGGGGATCTACCTGCCCGGCAAGTTTGGCGTGCGGATCGAGGATTCAGTCGTCGTGCGAGAGGATGGCGGCGAGGTTATCAACCACAGCAACCGCGAGTTAACGGTGATGTCGTAGGCCGAGAAGACCGTCCGTACGGCCAATGCACAGGAGATCGGCGTATACAGAAATAGCAGCATACGCCTTGCGAAGTCGTAAGCCGGTTCAACGTGCTTCACGCATCTCTTCGCCACACGTATCCCTGCGGAGCTTGACGGAACGATGCCTTCGGGTGGCGATGCGTCACTCGTGGGCAACAAGCAATGGGGAGACCATCTATGACTGATCTGCTCAAGACGTCTCTGTACCAACGGTTGTCCCGGCGTCTGTTTCTGGGAGGGGCTGCGGCATCAGCTGTTGGGCTGCTCGTCGCCTGCGGAGGTGATGACGACGAAGAGGCAACGTCGACCCCGTCGTCATCCGGCGAGGCAACCTCGTCAACCGGTGGCGGTGAAGCGACTGAATCGGCTGGCGAGACGGAGACGACCGGCTCGCCGGAGGCGTCCGGCGGCACGCCGACGCAGGGTGGCAGCATCCTGATCGGCACGCTCGGCGAGGCGAACACCATCAACCCGATCGCCGCCAGCCAGTCGGAGGACTACTTCCGCTGCAGCCTGATCTACGAGCAGCTCGTCCGGCTCGACCCGGCGACCTACGAGCCGCAGCCCAGCCTCGCTGCATCGTGGGAAGTCGCCGACCTGACCTACACCTTCACCCTGCATGACAACATCAAGTTCTCCGATGGCTCGGACCTGACCGCTGACGACATTGCCTTCACGTTGCAGGCGATGCTCGATACGGCCAACGCCAGCCCGCGCCAGTCGCGCCTGTTCTCAATTGAGGGCGCGCAGGAGTTCGCCGATGGTTCGGCAACCGAAGTCTCCGGTGTCAAGGTGGTTGATCCGACGACGCTGGAAGTGACGCTGGCTGAGCCGGACGCTTCAATTCTGTTCAACTTCTATTACGTCCGGCCGCTGCCGAAAGCCCTGCTGGAGGGCAAGGACCTGTCGAAGGCATCGACCGATCCGTTCTTCCAGAATCCGGTCGGCGCAGGACCGTTCAAGTTCGTGTCGTGGTCGGTCGGCAGCGACTTTGTCGGCGAGCGCAACGAGCACTACTATCAGGAGGGCAAGCCCTACCTGGACAAGTTCACGCACCGCACGATCACCGACTCGCAGGCGCTGGTGAACTCGCTGCTATCCGGCGACATCGACGGCTCCGTCTATCCCAGCCCATCCGGTGCTGACCAATTGAAGGCCAACGAGGATCTGGAAGTGCTGGTGCCGCCGTTCGGCTCGCCAGACGGCTGGATCTTCAACTTCCAGAACGAGTATCTGGCCAAGAAGGAGGTGCGACAGGCGATCGCCTACGCGCTGAATATGGACCAGTTCTCGCAGGACTCGCTGTACGGCCTCGGCGCACCGGGCACCGGACCGGTCGCACCCGGTAACTTCGTGTACGACAACACGCTGGAGCCGCATCCGTTCGACATGGATCAGGCGCAGACACTCCTCGATCAGGCAGGAACGCCGCCGTCTGGCATTCGATTCATGGTCAACCAGGGCAACGTCCTGCGCGAGGACTTCCTGACCTACACCCAGGCGCAGCTCTCCAAGCTGGGCTGGGAGATCGAGCCGGTCGTCATCGAATACGCGACGGCGGTCGATCAGGTCATCAACCGCTCCTACGACGTCGCCGAGAGTCAGATGGTCGGTGCCGGTATCACCATCGATCCGGGCGATCTCGCCTCGTACTATCAGACCGACGGCTCAGCCAACTACTCGGGCTACAGCAACCCCGATCTGGATGCGCTGTTCGATCAGGCACGGCAGGCAACAGATGTCGACGAGCAGAAGGATCTCTACGCGCAGATCCAGCAGATCCTCGTTGAGGACATGCCGGCCACGTTCTCGTGGTATCGGCCGTACCTGCACGTCGTCAAGAAGAAGTTCCAGGGCTATGTCGACAGCAACCTGTCGAACGGCCTGTTCGCCGAGCTGGAGAACGTCTACATCGTTGAGGGGTAATCCACCTGCGTCATATCGCCAATCGCGGGCACCGTGGTGTGCTCGCGATTGGCCGCAGCGGGTTTGACACTCACTGGATACCACTGTTGTAGACATGCAGAGAGAGGTGATCGCCTATGTCGAGCGGAATCCTGCGTTATGCAATCCGCCGCATTCTTGGAGCGATCCCTCTTTTGCTGGGTCTCAGCCTGGTGATGTTCGGGCTCGTCCACATCGCGCCGGGCGACCCGATTCAGTCGATGATCTCGCCCGACAACACCGACCCGGCATTCATCGAGCAAGCCCGGAAGAACTACGGGCTGGATAAGCCGCTGCCGGTGCAGTACGTGATCTACATTGGCAAGTTGGCGCGCGGAGACTTCGGACGCGCGATCACATTCAATGGAAAGCCTGTTCTCGAACTCATCAAGGAGCGAGCCAGCGCGACGATCATTCTGCAGGTCGTGTCGCTGGCCATCGCGTTGCTGATCGCGATCCCGCTCGGCGTTCTCTCGGCGACGCGGCAGTACAGTCTGCTCGACAACACAACAACGGTCGGCTCGTTCATTGGGCTGGCGCTGCCGAACTTCTGGCTAGCGCTCCTGCTGCAGTTCTATCTGAGCGTGAAGCTGGGCTGGCTGCCAGCGATCAGTACGGACGTCAACAATGCCGCGCTGCTAGGCAAGGTCAAGTATTCGGTTATGCCAGTAGCGGTGCTGGCGTTTCCATCGGTCGCCTACTTCGCGCGATTCATGCGTTCGGCGATGCTGGAAGTCATCAATCAGGACTACATGACGATGGCGCGCGCCAAGGGGCTGAGCGATCGTAAGGTGCTTTACCGCCACGGGTTCCGCAACGCGCTGATCCCGATGATCACCGTCACCGGCCTGCAGGTGTCGCGCATCCTCGGCGGCTCGGTCATCATCGAGAAGATCTTCGCCTGGCCGGGCCTTGGGTCGCTGGCGTATGACGCGATTACCCAGCGCGACTATCCGGTGATCCTCGGCGTCACCATCATCGCCGGGGCGTTCGTCATCATGGTCAACCTCATCGTCGACCTGCTCTACGTCGTCGTCGATCCGCGCGTGTCGCTGACACGGTAGCCACGGACGGAGCGAAGGTGGCAGAGCTGCAATCAACCAGCGAGCTGAGGAATCAGGCACAGCCAGAGCACGAGGCCAGCAGTCGTTCGCGACCTGTGCTGCATCGCTTCATGCAGAACAAGCTCGCGGTCGCGGGCATGGTAGTCATCGTCTTCATGTACGCGGTGGCAATCGCTGCGCCGGTCATTCAGCGCTACGACTACCGTGAGATCACGCCAGGCGCGCGCAACCTGCCGCCCTCTTCGGAGCACTGGCTGGGCACCGACCGCAATGGGCGCGACACCTACTCGCGGCTGGTCTACGGCTCGCGCGTGTCGCTGGCGGTCGGCTTCGTCGCGGTCGCGATCGTGATGACGATCGGCACGTCGTTCGGCGCGCTGGCCGGGTACTTCGGTGGCTGGGTCGATGGCATCTTGATGCGATTTACCGACGTGCTTCTGTCAATACCGCAGATCCTCTTACTGATCGCGGCAGCGGCATTGTTCCGGCCCAGCCTGAAAACGACCGTCATCGTGATCGGCGTCACATCGTGGCCCGGCGCAGCCCGCCTGATCCGCGGCCAGTTCCTGTCGCTGCGCGATCAGGAGTACGTCACCGCAGCGCGGACGATTGGCGCACCGCCATTCCGCATCATCATGCGGCATCTGATGCCGAACGCGATGGCGATCATCATCGTCGAGACAACGCTCTGGCTGTCGTATGCGATTCTGTTGGAGGCCAGTCTGTCGTACCTCGGACTCGGTGTGCAGATACCTACACCGTCGTGGGGCAACATGCTGCAGGACGGCCAGCGTGAGCTGCTCGTCGGCGCGTGGTGGCTGACGTTCTTCCCCGGTCTGGCGATCTTCATGACCGCGCTCGCATTCAATCTCGTTGGCGATGGCTTGCGCGATGCATTCGACCCACGCCAACGCCGGCGGTGAGAGCAGCTAGATAGAGACGACGAGCGAGCCAACTGGTTACGCCGGCCCCTCCCGTGATGTTGAGTACAGTGTCATTGTCGGATAGGAAGCCTTCCCTTTCTCTGTCATCTCGAACCGCAGTGAGAGATCTCCCACCCGTTCGACCTAGTCCAACGGGGGAGAGATTTCTCGCGTGCGCGCTCGAAATGACAGGACGAGGAGAGCGCTGTCGCATAGACAGGTTGGCGTTGACAGACTACTCCACACGACAGGATACGGGAGCGGCCGCAGCGCCATATTGCTCGATTCCTTGGCGCTAATAACCCTATCAACCGCCGTTCTACCCGATAGCCGGGATGCCGGAGGCTGCAATCTTGTCGTTGAGATCCTTCGTCACCGAATCGACAACCGCCTGCAACGCAGCGAGGTTCTCGTCGGCCTGGACCGCCAGAACTTCAAAGACGTCGTATGTCTGCTGAGGCGGGCGGGAGTCGCCGTAGGCGACGGTGCCTTGCAACGAGGCGAGCTTCGAGTTGACCTTCGGCGGGAAGTTGAACGAGTCGG containing:
- a CDS encoding ABC transporter permease; the encoded protein is MAELQSTSELRNQAQPEHEASSRSRPVLHRFMQNKLAVAGMVVIVFMYAVAIAAPVIQRYDYREITPGARNLPPSSEHWLGTDRNGRDTYSRLVYGSRVSLAVGFVAVAIVMTIGTSFGALAGYFGGWVDGILMRFTDVLLSIPQILLLIAAAALFRPSLKTTVIVIGVTSWPGAARLIRGQFLSLRDQEYVTAARTIGAPPFRIIMRHLMPNAMAIIIVETTLWLSYAILLEASLSYLGLGVQIPTPSWGNMLQDGQRELLVGAWWLTFFPGLAIFMTALAFNLVGDGLRDAFDPRQRRR